One genomic region from Salvia hispanica cultivar TCC Black 2014 chromosome 2, UniMelb_Shisp_WGS_1.0, whole genome shotgun sequence encodes:
- the LOC125207659 gene encoding IAA-amino acid hydrolase ILR1-like 4, which translates to MSYSRWAFLICIASLFFYKPTSADSNPTPKELSEIPQNFLNFAKKAETFDWMVRIRRKIHQNPELAYQEFETSNLIKQELENMGISCKHPVAGTGLLGFVGSGQPPFVAIRADMDALAMQEMVESEYKSKNDGKMHACGHDGHVTMLLGAARILQEHHHLLKGTVVLVFQPAEEGGGGAKKMIESGSIDNVQAIFGLHNDPLVPLGQVACRPGPLAAGSGRFQAEISGKGGHAAIPQQAIDPILAASNVIVSLQQLVSRESDPLDSQVVTVAKFQGGGAFNVIPDSVAIGGTFRAFSVKSLLYLKQRIEEVIVGQAAVQRCNATVTFNNEDLPMYPPTVNDKELHKHFQRVAVDMLGISKVTDYNPVMGAEDFSFYQERIPGYFFILGTKDEAAQERSALLHSPYYNFNEDALPVGAALHASLAVRYLLESQTGNPTGNGHRHDEL; encoded by the exons ATGAGTTACTCCAGATGGGCTTTCTTGATTTGCATTGCTTCCTTGTTTTTCTACAAACCCACTTCAGCAGACTCGAATCCAACTCCAAAAGAGCTCTCCGAAATCCCCCAAAATTTCCTCAACTTCGCCAAAAAAGCCGAGACCTTTGATTGGATGGTGAGAATTAGGAGAAAAATACACCAGAATCCGGAGCTTGCCTATCAAGAATTCGAGACCAGTAATCTAATCAAGCAAGAGCTTGAGAATATGGGGATTTCATGTAAGCACCCTGTTGCTGGAACTGGTTTGCTTGGATTTGTCGGTTCAGGGCAGCCCCCTTTTGTTGCAATTAGGGCAGACATGGATGCACTTGCTATGCAG GAAATGGTGGAATCTGAGTACAAGAGTAAAAATGACGGGAAGATGCATGCCTGTGGGCATGATGGTCATGTTACAATGCTTCTTGGAGCTGCGAGGATTCttcaagagcatcaccatttgTTGAAG GGAACTGTTGTTCTTGTTTTCCAACCAGCTGAAGAAGGAGGTGGAGGAGCAAAGAAGATGATCGAATCTGGATCTATCGATAATGTCCAGGCAATATTCGGCCTGCATAACGACCCTCTTGTGCCTCTCGGTCAGGTGGCGTGCAGGCCTGGTCCGCTCGCTGCTGGCAGTGGCAGGTTTCAAGCTGAGATAAGCGGAAAAGGCGGCCACGCAGCCATTCCTCAGCAGGCAATCGACCCCATATTAGCTGCTTCAAATGTGATAGTCAGCTTACAACAGCTCGTCTCCCGGGAATCTGATCCTCTCGACTCTCAG GTGGTTACAGTTGCTAAATTCCAAGGAGGAGGCGCATTCAATGTCATACCGGACTCGGTTGCCATTGGTGGCACGTTTCGTGCCTTTTCAGTGAAGAGCTTACTGTATCTGAAGCAGAGAATCGAGGAG GTCATTGTCGGGCAAGCTGCTGTGCAAAGATGCAACGCGACCGTCACCTTCAACAACGAAGACTTGCCCATGTATCCCCCTACCGTGAATGACAAAGAGCTCCACAAACACTTCCAACGAGTTGCAGTCGACATGCTTGGCATTTCCAAAGTTACAGATTACAATCCTGTGATGGGAGCAGAGGATTTCTCCTTTTACCAGGAGAGGATACCCGGTTACTTCTTTATACTCGGAACAAAAGACGAGGCAGCACAGGAACGGTCAGCTCTGCTGCACTCACCCTACTACAATTTCAACGAGGACGCGCTTCCTGTTGGCGCTGCCCTACACGCGTCACTGGCTGTTAGGTACCTTCTTGAGAGCCAGACGGGAAATCCTACCGGTAATGGACACCGCCACGATGAGCTGTGA
- the LOC125203784 gene encoding glycosyltransferase BC10-like — MLPKVGSSSLLEEGKESSVRATNQSHRPFPLRLLQFLLLLLGLGILVSFLSMYASRHLKLQNDAPVIHSSFQPCVEEPLSLRSWIRPPANLLHKMNDTELFWRASFVPKIKKYPFKRTPKIAFMFLAKGNLPLAPLWERFFKGNEKLYSIHVHSLPSYQPDFQRTSVFYGRHIPSQAVEWGRMSMCDAERRLLANALLDISNEWFVLLSEACIPLQSFSIVYRYISRSRSSFMGAFDEPGPYGRGRYNRNMSPLINLTDWRKGSQWFEVNRKLAVDVVADTTYYPSFEQFCRPSCYVDEHYFPTMLSIKSPHLLANRSLTWVDWSRGGAHPATFGKADLTAEFFKKISEGQPCLYNNQPTSVCFLFARKIAPSALDHLLENSSKFFGY; from the exons ATGCTACCAAAAGTGGGAAGTTCTAGTTTGTTGGAGGAAGGGAAAGAGTCTAGTGTTAGAGCCACAAACCAATCTCACCGCCCTTTCCCACTGCGTCTACTTCAGTTTCTCTTGCTCTTACTGGGATTAGGAATACTCGTTTCGTTTCTCAGTATGTACGCCAGCCGGCATCTCAAGTTGCAGAACGATGCTCCCGTGATTCACTCGAGTTTCCAGCCCTGTGTCGAAGAGCCATTGAGCCTAAGAAGCTGGATTAGACCTCCTGCTAACCTTTTGCACAAGATGAATGACACGGAGCTCTTTTGGCGAGCGTCGTTTGTGCCCAAGATTAAAAAGTACCCCTTCAAACGAACGCCCAAGATTGCATTCATGTTCTTGGCCAAAGGCAACTTGCCTCTTGCACCTCTTTGGGAGAGGTTTTTTAAGGGGAACGAGAAGCTGTACTCGATCCATGTTCATTCGTTGCCTTCCTATCAGCCGGATTTTCAACGCACATCAGTTTTTTATGGCAGGCACATTCCGAGCCAG GCTGTTGAGTGGGGAAGGATGAGTATGTGCGACGCCGAGAGGCGTCTCCTCGCCAACGCTCTGCTCGACATCTCCAACGAGTGGTTCGTCCTTCTCTCAGAGGCCTGCATTCCTCTCCAGAGCTTCAGCATTGTCTACCGCTACATATCCCGATCCCGGTCCAGCTTCATGGGCGCGTTCGACGAGCCCGGCCCCTACGGCCGAGGCCGCTACAACCGCAACATGTCGCCCCTGATCAACCTCACCGACTGGCGGAAAGGCTCCCAGTGGTTCGAGGTCAACCGGAAACTGGCCGTAGACGTCGTCGCCGACACCACGTACTACCCCTCGTTCGAGCAGTTCTGCCGGCCGTCCTGCTACGTGGACGAGCACTACTTCCCGACAATGCTGAGCATCAAGTCTCCTCATCTGCTGGCGAACAGGAGCCTCACGTGGGTCGACTGGTCGAGGGGCGGGGCCCACCCAGCGACGTTCGGGAAAGCCGACCTAACGGCGGAGTTCTTCAAGAAGATCTCTGAAGGTCAGCCATGCTTGTACAATAACCAGCCTACTTCAGTGTGTTTCCTATTTGCTAGGAAAATTGCCCCTAGTGCTTTGGATCATTTATTAGAAAACTCTTCCAAATTCTTTGGGTATTga